The following are encoded together in the Juglans microcarpa x Juglans regia isolate MS1-56 chromosome 2D, Jm3101_v1.0, whole genome shotgun sequence genome:
- the LOC121250914 gene encoding uncharacterized protein LOC121250914 translates to MASLTQRLLLLQLVILSLSIISTNARPCKTLFISSYSFSFKQNPSSSGVVTVVTEIGRFRPRPTFDRAFPSEIFVFPVNDEVPDRPIERDDMPFGLGYKKSLSSSSNYDYSSLRDRTKDILSVVVALLFGVGCGALTAATMYLAWSLFSNRFYDFRYGSPYSDDDEDDHDDDVSTKKLGYVKIPAADSVPAPAPAPAPAKQVV, encoded by the coding sequence ATGGCGTCCTTGACTCAGCGTCTCCTCCTTCTCCAGTTGGTCATCCTCTCGCTCTCAATTATCTCCACCAACGCCAGGCCCTGCAAGACGCTCTTCATCTCCTCCTACTCCTTCTCCTTCAAGCAAAACCCTTCCTCCTCGGGAGTCGTCACCGTCGTCACCGAGATCGGCCGCTTCAGGCCCAGGCCTACCTTCGATCGAGCCTTCCCCTCCGAGATCTTCGTCTTCCCGGTCAACGATGAGGTGCCGGATCGTCCAATAGAGCGGGACGACATGCCGTTCGGGTTGGGGTATAAGAAGTCCCTGTCCTCCTCTTCCAACTACGACTACAGCTCGCTCCGGGACCGCACCAAGGACATCCTCAGCGTGGTGGTGGCTCTGCTTTTTGGCGTCGGCTGTGGGGCCCTCACTGCCGCGACCATGTACCTAGCCTGGTCCCTATTCTCCAACCGCTTCTACGACTTCCGCTACGGCTCTCCCTATTCCGATGACGATGAAGACGACCACGATGACGACGTCAGCACCAAGAAGTTGGGCTACGTGAAGATTCCTGCCGCTGATTCCGTGCCCGCTCCAGCACCTGCGCCTGCCCCGGCCAAGCAAGTGGTATGA
- the LOC121249608 gene encoding protein LEAD-SENSITIVE 1-like, whose amino-acid sequence MGLLSNKIERDKLKPGDHIYSWRHAYIYAHHGIYVGEGNVIHFTRGPGQEIGTGTVLDRIIFSSSPSHVLDNPCPICGDQSKLDGVISSCIDCFLSGGNLYLFEYGATPALFLAKPRGGTCTLALSDPPPDVICRASYLLQNGFGVYDIFKNNCEDFAIYCKTGLLVFTNISVGRSGQAASYLAAATAVLSSPLRFLTTSFSGLAAVGYGMYCVSRLVSDIGVRRDVKKVAVERLVAHSGSSLDEPEAATETAKE is encoded by the exons ATGGGATTGCTCTCGAACAAAATCGAGAGGGACAAACTGAAACCTGGAGATCACATCTATTCTTGGAGACACGCCTATATTTATGCCCACCACG GGATATATGTCGGCGAGGGAAATGTTATCCACTTCACTCGGGGTCCAGGCCAGGAAATTGGAACAGGAACTGTGCTAGACCGCATCATTTTTAGCTCATCTCCTTCTCATGTCCTGGACAACCCTTGCCCAATATGCGGTGATCAATCAAAGCTTGATGGAGTCATCTCTTCTTGTATAGATTGTTTTCTTTCTGGTGGAAATCTCTATCTTTTTGAGTATGGTGCCACACCAGCATTGTTTCTTGCCAAACCCCGTGGAGGTACCTGCACTCTTGCTTTGTCTGACCCACCACCAGATGTTATTTGCCGTGCTTCTTATCTTCTCCAGAATGGCTTTGGTGtctatgatattttcaaaaacaattgTGAAGACTTTGCTATATACTGCAAAACCGGTTTGCTTGTGTTCACTAACATCAGCGTGGGTCGAAGTGGACAGGCGGCATCCTATCTAGCTGCTGCTACTGCGGTCCTTTCTTCACCACTACGATTTCTCACAACCAGTTTTAGTGGCCTGGCAGCTGTAGGTTATGGCATGTACTGTGTCAGCCGCTTAGTTTCTGATATTGGAGTACGCCGTGATGTCAAAAAGGTTGCTGTGGAAAGACTTGTTGCCCACTCTGGCTCTAGCTTAGATGAGCCAGAGGCTGCAACTGAGACGGCCAAGGAGTAA
- the LOC121249609 gene encoding uncharacterized protein LOC121249609, with translation MARNKESAMTRAVTSVFAFVRFAEFEILFVLFFMIAFLLFKDLTSRPEYNQMLVKKPGGGGLWPY, from the exons ATGGCGAGGAACAAGGAGTCGGCGATGACTCGGGCGGTGACTTCGGTGTTCGCCTTCGTCAGATTTGCTGAGTTTGAGATCCTCTTCGTTCTTTTCTTCATGATCGCTTTTCTCCTCTTCAAAGATCTc ACGTCAAGACCTGAATACAATCAGATGCTTGTAAAGAAGCCCGGTGGAGGTGGTCTATGGCCTTACTAG
- the LOC121249610 gene encoding probable acyl-activating enzyme 5, peroxisomal, with amino-acid sequence MEELKARPANSSPLTPLGFLERAATVYGDCPSIIYHTTNFTWSQTHRRCLQVASSIVSLGIERGQVVSVVAPNIPAMYELQFAVPMSGAILHSINTRLDARTVSVLLRHGESKLIFVDYLSRSLVLEALSFLPPNTPRPLLVLITDVDDDADHTHDSSPAVNFCSSYESLVERGDPEFKWVRPKSEWDPMILNYTSGTTSSPKGVVHCHRGIFIITIDSLIDWGVPKQPVYLWTLPMFHANGWSYPWGIAAVGGTNICLRKFDGPTIFGLINKHGVTHLCGAPVVLNMLTNSPNNQPLQKPVQILTAGAPPPAAVLFRTEALGFVVSHGYGLTETAGLVVSCAWKPQWNRLPATERARLKARQGVRTIGLTEVDVVDAETGASVKRDGLTLGEVVLRGGCVMLGYLKDPVGTSKSMKEDGWFYTGDVGVMHPDGYLEIKDRSKDVIISGGENLSSVEVESVLYMHPAINEAAVVARPDEFWGETPCAFVSVKDGLTRKPTEKEIIEFCRAKLPHYMVPKTLVFKDELPKTSTGKIQKFVLREIAKAMGSRASRM; translated from the coding sequence ATGGAAGAGTTGAAAGCAAGGCCGGCAAATTCGTCTCCTCTTACTCCATTAGGCTTCTTGGAAAGAGCAGCCACCGTTTATGGCGATTGTCCTTCTATAATCTACCACACCACCAACTTCACGTGGTCGCAGACCCATCGCCGATGCCTCCAAGTAGCCTCGTCAATCGTATCGCTCGGCATCGAGAGGGGCCAAGTGGTGTCCGTTGTGGCCCCCAACATCCCCGCCATGTACGAGCTCCAGTTCGCCGTCCCCATGTCCGGTGCCATCCTCCACAGCATCAATACCCGTCTCGACGCTCGCACTGTCTCCGTACTCCTGCGCCACGGTGAGTCCAAGCTCATCTTCGTCGActatctctctcgctctcttgTCTTGGAGGCCCTCTCTTTCCTTCCACCCAATACCCCACGCCCTCTTCTCGTCCTCATCACTGATGTTGACGATGATGCTGATCATACCCATGATTCATCACCTGCCGTCAATTTCTGCAGCTCCTACGAGAGCCTGGTTGAGAGAGGCGATCCTGAATTCAAGTGGGTCCGCCCGAAGAGCGAGTGGGACCCTATGATATTGAACTACACTTCGGGTACAACCTCTTCCCCAAAAGGGGTTGTCCACTGCCACCGGGGGATATTTATCATTACCATTGATTCTCTGATCGATTGGGGCGTCCCAAAGCAACCGGTGTATTTGTGGACCCTACCCATGTTCCACGCTAATGGGTGGAGCTACCCTTGGGGCATAGCAGCCGTTGGTGGGACCAACATCTGCCTCCGGAAATTCGATGGACCCACAATATTCGGCCTGATAAACAAACACGGCGTCACTCACTTGTGCGGTGCTCCTGTGGTGCTCAACATGCTGACCAACTCTCCAAACAACCAACCGCTCCAAAAACCGGTTCAGATCCTCACGGCAGGAGCCCCACCACCAGCCGCTGTACTTTTCCGGACCGAAGCATTAGGCTTCGTGGTGAGCCACGGGTACGGATTGACGGAAACGGCAGGACTTGTGGTGTCGTGTGCGTGGAAGCCACAGTGGAATCGGTTGCCGGCGACTGAAAGGGCGAGGCTCAAGGCTAGACAAGGGGTGAGGACTATAGGTTTGACTGAAGTGGACGTGGTGGATGCGGAGACGGGAGCAAGTGTGAAACGAGATGGGTTAACACTAGGGGAAGTTGTACTGAGAGGTGGGTGTGTGATGCTGGGTTATCTCAAGGACCCCGTGGGCACCTCCAAAAGCATGAAAGAGGATGGTTGGTTCTACACAGGGGACGTGGGAGTGATGCATCCAGATGgttacttggaaatcaaagatcGATCGAAGGACGTGATCATAAGCGGTGGAGAGAACTTGAGCAGCGTGGAAGTGGAGTCGGTACTGTATATGCATCCGGCCATTAACGAGGCGGCCGTGGTGGCTAGGCCCGACGAGTTCTGGGGGGAAACGCCTTGTGCGTTTGTGAGCGTCAAGGATGGGTTGACTCGGAAGCCAACTGAGAAGGAAATCATAGAATTTTGTAGGGCTAAGTTGCCGCACTACATGGTGCCCAAGACATTGGTGTTCAAGGATGAGCTACCCAAGACTTCTACTGGAAAGATTCAGAAGTTTGTCCTCAGAGAGATTGCCAAGGCCATGGGCTCCAGAGCGAGTCGGATGTAG